DNA from Atribacterota bacterium:
CTTGCCAACAAATTAAAAGCAGTTAAGGGTGTTAAGTTCGGTAATCTGGCCATGGCAACCCGTGGTAAAGAATTAATATAATTCTTACTTAAATAATAACCTTTGATAAAACAGGAGAAATTATGAATATCGGTATTTTAGGATTGCCTTTAACTGGCAAAACCACTTTATTTAATCTTTTAACCAGCCAGCATAAACAAACAGATTCTTTTACTTCACGAAAAACAAAAAATGTTGGTGTTGTAAAGGTGGCTGATGAGCGTGTTGATTATCTGAGTTCGATTTATCAACCAAAAAAAACTACCCATGCCACTATCGAAGTAATTGACATACCTGGTATTTCACCAGATTTTTCTGAAAAAGAGAAGCAGGATATTTTTAGTCAAATACAAAATATTGATGCTATTTTAATGGTTGTTCGAGTCTTTGATGATTCGTTGATTCCCGGGGATTCCAATCCGTTACATCAAATTGAGTCTTTGGTTTATGAAATACTCTTAAGGGATTTAGAAGTAATAGAAAATCGCATAAACCGACTTAATACAGCCAAAAGAAAGCTGACCAACCAGGAGGAATTGGAAAAGAAAGTCTTAGAAAAATGTTACCAGCATCTAAGTAATGATCAATTATTGATTACTCAAAACTTAACAGAGGAAGAGTTGCGAACAATAAGCGGGTTTAGTTTATTTACTTTAAAACCGATTATTGTGGCAATAAATCTTGATGAAAGTCAATTGAATAAAGATGAATTCCCAAACCAGGATAAATTTAACCAATTTATTCAGAATCATCAAATGGCAAGTATTCCTATATGCGGAAAACTGGAAATGGAAATAAATGAATTGGACCAGGAAGAAAGGAAGCTTTTTCTGGATGATTTAGGATTCAATGAAACAGGTATTGAACGGTTATCCCATGTTCTTTACCACCATCTTGGATTAATATCTTTTTTTACTGTGGGTAAAGATGAAGTCAGGGCATGGACAATTCACAAGGGTACAAAAGCAGTTAAAGCAGCAGGTAAAATCCATAGTGACATTGAGAGGGGTTTTATTCGGGCAGAGGTTGTCAGTTTTAGCGATTTTAAACAGTTAGGTACAATGCAAGCGGTAAAAGAAAAAGGTCTGTTAAAAGTAGAAGGAAAAGAAACTATTATTGAAGATGGTGATATTATTAATTTCAGATTTAATGTTTGACTCTTAAAAAACCATCTTTCTTATGAATAGGCTTCTATGATTTTAGATATTTCTGGAAGTTTCTCATAGTTTAATATATTAAACAGAATATAATAATAAGATAAAGGAGTTTTTAGGGTTATACACCCCAAATCAATAGAATGAATACAATAGACCAAGAGCAAGTAAAAAAAGTGGGTGAGCTGTTAAAAAGTTCAAGATATACTGTCTGCTTAACCGGGGCAGGAGTAAGTACTGCCTCCGGGATTCCCGATTTCCGTACACCTGGTAAGGGTTTATGGTCTAAGGTAAATCCGATAGAGGTTACCAGTATTCAGGCTTTTCGGGATAACCCTTCCCGCTTTTATAAATTCTATCGTCCCAGAATTGAGGAGTTACAAAGGGTTTCTCCTAATCCAGCCCATAAAGCCCTGGCTAAATTAGAAGATGCAGGATATTTGCAATTTCTAATAACCCAGAACATCGATAATTTACACCAGAGAGCGGGTTCTAAACATATTATGGAGATTCACGGTAACTTAAATCAAGCCATCTGTAATCGATGCGGGGAAAGAATATCCTCACAAGAATTAATTAAAAGGATTGATGAGAATAAAAATGGTATCCCCTATTGTCAGTGTGGTGGTGTTTTAAAACCTGATGTAGTATTATTCGGTGAAGCACTTTCCAATATTGAAGAAGCAATTGATGAGGCCAGTAAAGCAGAGTTATTTTTAGCGATAGGCTCTTCATTGCAGGTTTCTCCTGCAAACTTGTTGCCAGAGTATAGTATGGCAAAAAAAGGGAAACTGGTTATAATTAATTATATGCAAACCTACCTGGACAAGAAAGCTGCCATTGTTGTTAATCAAGATATAGGATTATTCTTAACTATTTTATGCCAACATTTAAATATATAATATTCTCTCGAATATTTTATATTTTCTGCCATAATTTACTTTAGTTTTATCATTTTCTATAAAAGCACTCTGTCTTTTCTGATGAAAAGCTAATGCAACAATAAATGTGCCAATATGTTATATTTGCTATGATAATAGATTTTTGATATTATGTTTAAATATTATTTAAATAATATTGATTAATAGTAATAAATTTTAAGGTTAAAATTATACCAGATAAATGGGATAGAAAGGCAAAAATATGCAAATTAATAATATAATAGAGGCAATTGGAAATACCCCCCTTCTAAGGTTAAATAAAATATCATCCGGAAATGTATTTGCAAAAGCTGAATTCTTAAATCCGGGTGGGAGTATCAAAGATCGTGTAGCAAAATATATTATTGAAGAAGCGGAAAAAGATCAGAAATTAAAACCAGGAATGACTATTATTGAGTCTACTTCCGGGAATACCGGTATAGGACTGACACTCATAGGAGTGCAAAAAGGCTATGAAGTTATTTGTGTTATGCCTGAAAATATGAGTGAAGAAAGAAGAAAGATTATCCAGGCTTTTGGCGGAAAAATAATTTCCACACCTGCAGAGGAGAGCTTAACAGGTTCTATTAAAAAAATGAAGGAAATTACCCAACAGGATCCGGAGAGATATTTTATTACTGACCAGTTCGTTAATCCCAAAAACCCTGAAACACACTATAAAATATTAGGTCCGGAAATATGGAGAGATACTAAAGGAGAAATTGATGTATTTGTTGCCGGAGTGGGAAGTGGAGGGACGCTGCAGGGAATGGGTAAGTTTTTAAAAGAAAAAAATCCTGCAATAAAGATTGTTGCAGTGGAACCAAAAAATAGTGCTGCTTTACTTGGGAAAGAACCGGGATTACATCAGATTCAGGGTATTGGTGATGGTTTTATTCCAGGAGTCCTTGATGTAAATATGGTTGATTATGTAATCACAGTGTCTGATGAAGAGGCTATAGACACTACAAGATTATTGTCAATTCAGGAAGGCTTATTAGTCGGGACTTCTTCAGGCGCGAATGTATTTACAGCTTTACATTTGGATAATGGGAGAAATCGGATAGTTACCGTTTTGCCTGATAGGGCAGAAAGGTATTTCAGTACTGCCCTGTTATAAAAAGTATATTAACAAAAAATGATAATATTTTCTTGTTGTAACAACATCCTAAATAATTAAATAATTTAAAAATACAATTTGTAAGCAGAAAATAATTTAATACTATTTTAATACTTTATTATAATTGTAAATTTTGATTTAAATGTAGCATGAATCATGCTGTTTTAGATTTTAAATCTTTAATTTGTTTAACTGAACTGTAACAACAGAACCTATTACCATCAATATACCCAATAGTTTTAATCCCCCAAGTTGTTCATTAAAAAATATATAAGAAACTATTACTGCTACTACAACTTCAACAGTGCTGATAATCCCGGCCTTCGAGGCCTCGATTCCTGTTGATAATCCTCCAATATAGAATAGATAGGCAAAGATAGTTGCAATAATACTGAGTGCGAGAGCATAAAGCCAGATAACCGGTCCATTCCCTTCCTGAAACAGGATTGCCGGTTGTGAGAATGGAAGGTAAAAAAGCAAACCGAATCCAAATGAATAAAATACAATAGTATAGGTGTGGCATTTATCAGCAATCGGTTTACTTAGAATAGTCAGGGAACCAAATGTCAGCCCTGCTGATAAACCCATAAATATCCCTGTAAAATTTAACTTGATACTTTCCCAGGAACCCCCGGTAACTGTTAAAAAACAACCAATTACACACAAAATAATTGCAATGATTTTATTGGTTGTGAATAATTCTTTAAAAAATATCCTGGCCATTATTGCAATGAAAACAGGTGCCGTATACATAAGTGTTACAGCTGTGGCAATTGAGGTTATTTTAATTGCAGTAAAATAGCTGATATTTAA
Protein-coding regions in this window:
- the ychF gene encoding redox-regulated ATPase YchF, with translation MNIGILGLPLTGKTTLFNLLTSQHKQTDSFTSRKTKNVGVVKVADERVDYLSSIYQPKKTTHATIEVIDIPGISPDFSEKEKQDIFSQIQNIDAILMVVRVFDDSLIPGDSNPLHQIESLVYEILLRDLEVIENRINRLNTAKRKLTNQEELEKKVLEKCYQHLSNDQLLITQNLTEEELRTISGFSLFTLKPIIVAINLDESQLNKDEFPNQDKFNQFIQNHQMASIPICGKLEMEINELDQEERKLFLDDLGFNETGIERLSHVLYHHLGLISFFTVGKDEVRAWTIHKGTKAVKAAGKIHSDIERGFIRAEVVSFSDFKQLGTMQAVKEKGLLKVEGKETIIEDGDIINFRFNV
- a CDS encoding Sir2 family NAD-dependent protein deacetylase; its protein translation is MGELLKSSRYTVCLTGAGVSTASGIPDFRTPGKGLWSKVNPIEVTSIQAFRDNPSRFYKFYRPRIEELQRVSPNPAHKALAKLEDAGYLQFLITQNIDNLHQRAGSKHIMEIHGNLNQAICNRCGERISSQELIKRIDENKNGIPYCQCGGVLKPDVVLFGEALSNIEEAIDEASKAELFLAIGSSLQVSPANLLPEYSMAKKGKLVIINYMQTYLDKKAAIVVNQDIGLFLTILCQHLNI
- the cysK gene encoding cysteine synthase A, which produces MQINNIIEAIGNTPLLRLNKISSGNVFAKAEFLNPGGSIKDRVAKYIIEEAEKDQKLKPGMTIIESTSGNTGIGLTLIGVQKGYEVICVMPENMSEERRKIIQAFGGKIISTPAEESLTGSIKKMKEITQQDPERYFITDQFVNPKNPETHYKILGPEIWRDTKGEIDVFVAGVGSGGTLQGMGKFLKEKNPAIKIVAVEPKNSAALLGKEPGLHQIQGIGDGFIPGVLDVNMVDYVITVSDEEAIDTTRLLSIQEGLLVGTSSGANVFTALHLDNGRNRIVTVLPDRAERYFSTALL
- a CDS encoding EamA family transporter; translation: MLKKTKGYLMITIAGCLWGTAGFFVKKLLEAQLPLSTIIFWRMFFSFTILFLYLYFTDRSKLKINCNVLKYVIAIGLISQCLLNISYFTAIKITSIATAVTLMYTAPVFIAIMARIFFKELFTTNKIIAIILCVIGCFLTVTGGSWESIKLNFTGIFMGLSAGLTFGSLTILSKPIADKCHTYTIVFYSFGFGLLFYLPFSQPAILFQEGNGPVIWLYALALSIIATIFAYLFYIGGLSTGIEASKAGIISTVEVVVAVIVSYIFFNEQLGGLKLLGILMVIGSVVTVQLNKLKI